In Pseudopipra pipra isolate bDixPip1 chromosome 24, bDixPip1.hap1, whole genome shotgun sequence, a single genomic region encodes these proteins:
- the MYCL gene encoding protein L-Myc, with protein MKCRPGDWRGRGRAPRPGYKSGGNNAPAVPARGLAPGWGFPLIPGAAPRFSLCLPLPHAEMEFDSYQHYFYDHDAQEDFHRSTAPSEDIWKKFELVPTPPLSPLGTPGEKGCCSGAEERSGWLSRYCLAGEEPEYLIGTGQIFGNLSAFILKDCMWSGFSARERLEKAMTEKLSTGTQRATPLKPSFAQDFGFSSSVSECVDPAAVFLCPLAESKIPASSGSEGQSDSEGEEIDVVTVDKRQSLSLRKPVTITLRADPLDPCMKRFHISVHQQQHNYAARSPPDSCPPLESPQQDQDRDEDEPPSAAEPVPAITPPEPSLPKLSSSPGSDSEDVAKRKNHNYLERKRRNDLRSRFLALRDQVPGLASCPKTPKVVILSKSSEYLQSLISAERRMAAEKRQLQQRQTQLLKRIAHLKGH; from the exons ATGAAATGCAGGCCCGGCGAttggcgggggcggggccgggctccGCGGCCGGGCTATAAGAGCGGGGGGAACAATGCGCCCGCGGTCCCGGCTCGGGGGCTGGCGCCGGGGTGGGGGTTCCCCCTcatccctggggctgcccctcgtttttctctctgtctccccCTTCCTCATGCCGAGATGGAGTTTGACTCGTACCAGCATTACTTCTACGACCACGATGCCCAGGAGGATTTTCACCGCTCCACGGCTCCCAGCGAGGACATCTGGAAGAAGTTCGAGCTGGTCCCCACGCCCCCTCTGTCCCCGCTGGGTACCCCCGGGGAGAAGGGGTGCTGCTCGGGGGCGGAGGAGCGCTCGGGATGGCTCTCCCGGTACTGCCTCGCCGGGGAAGAGCCGGAGTATCTCATAGGGACCGGACAGATCTTCGGGAACCTGAGCGCTTTCATCCTCAAGGATTGCATGTGGAGCGGATTTTCAGCCCGGGAGAGACTGGAGAAGGCGATGACAGAGAAACTTTCCACGGGCACGCAGAGAGCCACCCCACTCAAACCCTCCTTCGCGCAGGATTTTGGGTTCAGCAGCTCCGTGAGCGAGTGCGTGGATCCCGCTGCCGTCTTCCTTTGCCCGCTGGCCGAGAGCAAGATCCCCGCATCCTCGGGATCCGAGGGCCAAAGCGACTCCG aaggagaagagaTCGATGTGGTGACGGTGGACAAGAGACAATCGCTCAGCCTGAGGAAGCCGGTGACCATCACCCTGCGCGCAGACCCCCTGGACCCCTGCATGAAACGTTTCCACATCTCCgtccaccagcagcagcacaactaCGCCGCCCGCTCGCCACCAGACTCCTGTCCCCCACTGGAGTCAccccagcaggaccaggaccGAGACGAGGACGAGCCACCAAGTGCCGCAGAGCCAGTCCCTGCCATCACACCTCCTGAGCCCAGCTTGCcaaagctcagcagcagccccggctCCGACAGCGAGGATGTGGCCAAGAGGAAAAACCACAACTACCTGGAGCGCAAGCGGCGCAACGACCTGCGCTCGCGGTTCCTGGCCCTGCGGGACCAGGTGCCCGGGCTCGCCAGCTGCCCCAAGACGCCCAAGGTGGTGATCCTGAGCAAATCCTCCGAGTACCTGCAGTCGCTCATCAGTGCCGAGAGGCGGATGGCAGCCGAGAAGCGGCAGCTGCAGCAGCGCCAGACCCAGCTGCTCAAACGGATTGCTCACCTCAAGGGGCACTAG